The DNA region GGCCTGCGCAGGAGCCGGCGGCCGGGCAGCCGCCGATGCTCGTGCCCTCCGGCGTCGGGTTGCCCGACGGGCCGGGCAAGGACGTGATGGTGCAATCGTGCGGGGCGTGCCACGAGGCGCGGCGCGCGGCGTCGGCCCGGCTCACGAAGGCGGGCTGGGCGGCGGTGATCGACAGCATGATCGGGCGGGGCGCGAAGATCGCCGAGGCCGACGTGCCGGTGGTGCTCGACTACCTGACGGCGAACTTCCTCGGCGAGGCGGCGCAGCCGATCAACATCAACATCGCGCCACAGATCGACTTCGAGGCGGCAGTCGGCCTGCTGCGGCGCGAGGCCGCGGCCATCGTGGCGTACCGCAACACGCACGGACGCTTTGCCAGCGTCGACGATCTGAAGAAGGTGCCCGGCGTCGATCCGCGCAAGATCGAGGCCCGCAAGTCGGTGCTCGTGGTGCTCCAGTAATTTGAAACTGGAGATTTGAAATTCACCGGCGGCCGGCCTGTCGGCCTTGCCGCTCGACACATCCCGAGGGGCGGCGGCGGAGCCGCGCCTCACGAGAATTTCAAATTTCGAATCTCGAATTGCCACCTCAGGGGCGGATCACCCGGCGGCCACTCGCGCCCGTGCTGACGCGTAAGTTCGCGCTTGCCTCGGCGCGCGGAACTCATCTATAAGGGGCTGAGCCCTTCAGCTCGAAGTCCCTCGCGCGTCGTCTCGCGGCGCGCCTCGACGAGTCGCGCCAGCGATCCGCCGCGGCGCGCAGCCTCCCACGCGTCACAGGTCGTGCCCTCTCGTCCGTGGAGGCTGCTGTGAAGCTGGTCCTCGTGTCGATCACCGTTGTCGCATGTTCGGCCACGCTCGCGGCCGGTTGGCTCCAGTCGTCCCCGTCAAGCGCCGATGGGCCGTTCACCGAGGCCCAGGCGACGCGCGGCAAGGAGGTCTATGCGCGCACGTGTGCCGCCTGCCATGGCCCCGACCTGCAGGGCGCGGCCTCGATCCCGCTGGTCGGCAGCAGCTTCCAGGCACGCTGGCGGTTCCCTGCGCTGACCGTCGACGACCTGTTCTACATCGTGCGCAAGACCATGCCGCCGCAGGCCGCCGGCACGGTGCCGGTCGACGATCTCTCGGACGCGGTCGCCTACCTGCTCCAGGCCAACGGGTACCGCCCCGGGCCGACGCCGCTGGCCGTCGGCGCGGCAGGACTGAAGCAACCCCTCGCGTGGGCCGGCAAGTACGCCAGTCCGACGGGGGACTCGGCGATTGCGGGGCCCGACGTCCTGCCCGGCGACGCCGGGGCCACGCCGGGCACGACGGGGCCCGACCAGGCCGCGCTCGACGGTGCCGGGCGGTCCACCGACTGGCTGGTGCACACCCACGATTACGCCGGGACGCGCTACTCACCGCTCTCGCAGATCGACACCAGCAACGCCGCCCGTCTCGTGCCGACCTGCATGCTCCAGGTCGGGGAGGCGGACAGCTTCCAGACCGGGCCGATCGTGCACGCCGGCACGATGTACCTGGCGACGGCGAAGAGCACGATCGCCATCGACGCGGCGACCTGCCGGGTCAAGTGGCGTCACTCGTGGCGGTTGCGTGGCGACGCGTCCTGGAATCGCAACCGCGGGGTCGCGCTCAAGGACGGGCGGGTCGTGCGGGGCACGCCCGACGGCTACCTGGTCGCCCTCAGCAGCGAGACCGGCGCGATGCTGTGGGCGCGGCGTGTGGCCGACTCCGCGGCCGGCGAGACGTTCACGATGGCGCCCGTCATCTACGACGATCTGATCCTGATCGGCCCGGCGGGCAGCGAGAACAACATCAAGGGCTGGGTGGGGGCCTTCCGGTTGGCCGACGGCACGCCCGTGTGGCGGTTCAACACCGTGCCGCGGCCTGGCGAGCCCGGCTACGACACCTGGCAGAACCCGACGAACATCCCGATGGCCGGGGGCGCGGTCTGGACGTCGTTCTCGCTCGACACCGCGACCGGCGACCTGCACGTCGCCGTCACCAATCCTGCACCGGACCTGCCCGCGCACCTGCGACCAGGCTCGAACCTCTACACCAACTCGATCCTCGTGCTCGACGTGCGCACCGGCAAGCACCGGTGGCACCGGTCGATGGTGCCCGCCGACTCGCACGACTGGGACCTGTCGCACGCCATGCCCCTGTTCAGCGCCACCATCGGCGGCGCATCCCGGCGCCTCGTCGCGACGGTCGGCAAGGACGGCATCCTGCGGACGCTCGATCGCGAGACGCACGACATCGTGTACGCAACGCCGGTCACCACCATCAAGAACGCCGACCTGCCGGTCACGACCACGCCGACGCACGCCTGTCCCGGCGTGCTCGGTGGCGTGGAGTGGAACGGCCCCTCGTACAGCGCCACCACCGGGATGCTGTACGTTCCCGCGGTGGACTGGTGCAGCACCTTCATCGCCGATCCCGAGCCACGGTACATCCCGGGGAAGAGCTACCTGGGTGGGACGGCCGCCCGTGACCCTGCGGAGAAGTCGCAGGGGTGGCTCACGGCGCTGGACGCGACGACGGGCGTGGTGCGCTGGAAGCACCGGTCGCCGCGTCCGATGGTCGCGGCGGTGACGTCCACCGCCGGTGGCCTCGTGCTGGCGGGCGAACTGACCGGCGACTTCCTCGCCCTCGACGGGCGCACCGGCGACGTGCTCTACCGGTTCAACACGGGCGGCTCGATGGGCGGGGGCATCGTGACGTACGAGACGGGCGGGCGGCAGTACATCGCGGTCGCCTCAGGCACGCCGTCGGCCTTCTGGGTGGACAGGAACGGCGGCGCACCCACGATCGTGGTGTTCGCCCTGCCCGCAA from Luteitalea sp. TBR-22 includes:
- a CDS encoding helix-hairpin-helix domain-containing protein, which produces MTVKGLWSGVLVAAWVASLVVVSARPAQEPAAGQPPMLVPSGVGLPDGPGKDVMVQSCGACHEARRAASARLTKAGWAAVIDSMIGRGAKIAEADVPVVLDYLTANFLGEAAQPININIAPQIDFEAAVGLLRREAAAIVAYRNTHGRFASVDDLKKVPGVDPRKIEARKSVLVVLQ
- a CDS encoding PQQ-binding-like beta-propeller repeat protein; the protein is MKLVLVSITVVACSATLAAGWLQSSPSSADGPFTEAQATRGKEVYARTCAACHGPDLQGAASIPLVGSSFQARWRFPALTVDDLFYIVRKTMPPQAAGTVPVDDLSDAVAYLLQANGYRPGPTPLAVGAAGLKQPLAWAGKYASPTGDSAIAGPDVLPGDAGATPGTTGPDQAALDGAGRSTDWLVHTHDYAGTRYSPLSQIDTSNAARLVPTCMLQVGEADSFQTGPIVHAGTMYLATAKSTIAIDAATCRVKWRHSWRLRGDASWNRNRGVALKDGRVVRGTPDGYLVALSSETGAMLWARRVADSAAGETFTMAPVIYDDLILIGPAGSENNIKGWVGAFRLADGTPVWRFNTVPRPGEPGYDTWQNPTNIPMAGGAVWTSFSLDTATGDLHVAVTNPAPDLPAHLRPGSNLYTNSILVLDVRTGKHRWHRSMVPADSHDWDLSHAMPLFSATIGGASRRLVATVGKDGILRTLDRETHDIVYATPVTTIKNADLPVTTTPTHACPGVLGGVEWNGPSYSATTGMLYVPAVDWCSTFIADPEPRYIPGKSYLGGTAARDPAEKSQGWLTALDATTGVVRWKHRSPRPMVAAVTSTAGGLVLAGELTGDFLALDGRTGDVLYRFNTGGSMGGGIVTYETGGRQYIAVASGTPSAFWVDRNGGAPTIVVFALPAI